ACCTGCCGCTGCCGATCATCATCGACCGCTCGGTTGAACTGATGAGCGACTTTGGCATTGGCGCCAACATCGACGACAAGCACTACTTCGGCGTGAACTGGGAGCGCGATCTGCCGGTTCCAACCGTGGCCGATCTGCGCAACGTTGTCGCTGGCGACCCGAGCCCGGATGGCCAGGGCACCCTGGAAATCAAGCGCGGCATCGAAGTCGGGCACATCTTCCAGCTGGGCAACAAGTACAGCAAAGCGATGAAGTGCGAAGTGCTGGGCGAGAACGGCAAGCCGGTGACCCTGGAAATGGGTTGCTACGGCATCGGCGTTTCCCGCGTGGTGGCTGCGGCCATCGAGCAGAACAGCGACGACAAAGGGATTATCTGGAGCGATACCCTCGCCCCCTTCCAGATCGCTTTGGTGCCACTGCGTTACGACAACGAACAGGTTCGCGAAGCCACTGACACGCTGTACGCGCAATTGACCGCGGCCGGTTTCGAAGTGCTGCTGGACGATCGTGACAAGAAAACCAGCCCGGGCATCAAGTTCGCGGACATGGAGCTGATCGGCATTCCTCACCGGATCGTGGTCAGTGACCGCGGCCTCGCCGAAGGCAACCTGGAATACAAGAGCCGCACCGAGGCCGAGGCGCAAGCGCTGCCGGTCGCTGACGTGCTGTCCTTCCTCCAGGCGCGTATCCGCCGCTGACACCAGATAGAGAAGTCATGTTCAAGCGAAACACCTTAGGCCTCGGTGGTGCCGCCCTGTGCGGCACCCTGCTGGTCAGCGGTTGCGCCAATCAAATGTCGCAACGCAGCGAGCACGAGGAACGTGTCGAGCGCAAATTGCTCGATCACAGCCTGCAGATCGATGTCGGTGAGCCCAAGGTGCTTGAGCTGCCGCAACGGCGAGTGAAAATCCACGAGCAGAAATCCTTCGAAGTCACCGAGTTCGAGGTTACGCGCCATTACGACCGCTATACGCCTTACCAACCTTGGCGGGAGGTCTACGAGATCCCGCTGGGGATGGTCGCGGTGGTGGCAGGTGTCGGCGCGAACGTGGTCAATGTGTTCGCCCTCGGCAACCTGCCGGACAGCGTGACCAAGGATTGGCTGAGCTACGGTTTCGCCGGGATCAACCCGTTCATGAACGTGCAGTCTCACGGCCGCGCCCAGCAAAACCTCGCCGGCATCGACGAAGTTCAGCTGGACAAGCGCACCGAATATTCGAGCCTGCCGTGGAGCGAACGCCCGGTGCAGGTCAAGGCTGGCAAAGAAACCTTCGAACTGAACACCGACAAGAACGGCGTGTTGCGCCTGAACCTGTTGGACAGTCCGTTCGCCGAACATGACATCAATCATCTGAGCCGGCTGCTGATCACCGTCGCCGACGCCCAGGACGACGTGCACACTGACTCGTCCCTGGCGGTCAGCAGCGGTTTGCGCGGCAAACTGCTCGAAGCGCATGGCTTGATTTACGACGATCTTGAAGACGACGAAGTGAGCCAGTGGGTACACCGGGTCAAACGTCTGTCGGAATTGGGCCTGGAAGAAGAAGCCAGTGAGCTGGAGCAAAGCCTGATCGAGCTGACGCGCAACGATCCGGAGCTGCAAACCGAATTCCTCAAGTCATTGACCAAGGATGCCGGGCGACTGGTGGCGGATCCGAATCCGAATTAAAGGCAAAAGCTTCGCGGGCAAGCCTCGCTCCTACGGGTATCGTGTTTTCCTGTAGGAGCGAGGCTTGCCCGCGAAAGCGTCCTCACATTCACCGCATCAAAACCTGTCGCTACCGTTCAAACAACTCCATCTGCTCAAACCCTCCGCGCAAATCCTCCAACCGCACCCCGACCCCCAACAACCGCACCGGTTTGCCGCCGCGATTGAACGCCTGGGTCAATAACAACTGATAACTGCCCAGATCCCGCCCTGCCCCGGCCTGTTCCAGCGTGGTTTGCGTGAAGTCATGGAATTTTACTTTGACGAACGGTTTGCCCGGCCGATAGCTGCTGTCGATCCGCGCCATGCGTCCGGCCAGGGTCTCGAGCAATTCGGGGAGTTTATCCAGACAACTGCGCAGATCCGGCAGATCGACGTCGTAGGTATTTTCGACGCTGATCGACTGCCGACGGTTGTCGTTGTGCACCAGTCGCTCATCTATCCCACGCGCCAGGCTCCAGAGTCGCTCACCAAAGCTGCCGAATTCCCGCACCAGCGCCAATTTATTCCACTCCCGCAAATGCGCGCAATCGACGATGCCGAGCCGCCCGAGCTTGTCGGCGGTGACCTTGCCCACGCCGTGCAACTTGCTCACCGGCAAACCGCTGACGAAATCCTCGACCTGATCGGGCGTAATCACGAACAGGCCGTTGGGCTTTTTCCAGTCACTGGCGATCTTCGCCAGAAATTTGTTCGGCGCCACGCCAGCAGACACGGTGATGTGCAGTTGATTCGAGACGCGACGGCGGATGTCCTGGGCAATGCGCGTGGCGCTGCCGCCAAAATGCGCGCTGTCGGACACGTCGAGGAAAGCCTCATCGAGGGAAAGCGGTTCGATAAGCTCGGTGTAATCGGTGAAGATCGTGTGAATTTCCTTCGATGCTTCTCTATAGGCGTCCATTCGCGGCTTGACGATGGTCAGGTCCGGGCACAGCTTCAAGGCATGCCCGGACGACATCGCCGACCGCACGCCATAGGCCCGCGCTTCGTAGTTACAGGTCGCAATGACGCCGCGCCGGTCCGCCGAACCACCCACCGCCAGAGGCTTGCCGGCCAGGCGCGGGTCATCACGCATCTCGATGGCGGCGTAAAAACAGTCACAGTCGACGTGGATGATTTTGCGTTGAGTCATATAAAAGCGGTGTTCTTGGCGGATAAATACGGCGTTAACGCGCCGGGCCGGCAGTATCTCACTGACACCTGTATATAGCACCAGTACTCTGAATCTTCTTTATTACGCGCAGGAAAAGGCGCGATGAATTTGTTTTCTCAATCGAACGCCCCCCTCCAATAGAGCTGCAGCCCTTGCCATGCCTGCCTTGTAGCGCTTTCACCCGCCCCTTTCCAATGCTAAGCGATTGAACAACAAGCGTTTTTCTTCACATTGAAGGTTGACACCCTCGCGCTGCGCTGTAGAATGCCGACACACAGACGCGGGATGGAGCAGTCTGGTAGCTCGTCGGGCTCATAACCCGAAGGTCGTCGGTTCAAATCCGGCTCCCGCAACCAAACATCAAGAAAGGCTACTCGAAAGAGTGGCCTTTTTTGTGCGCGTCTATTTTGTCTGATTCAACACCTGACCGCGCACAGGCAATAAAGCAGAAATCGTTCTGATTCCGATGCTTACCTGTCACTCGTCACCATCGGACGCTAATTCACGCTTATTTGACCTAATTCAAAGTTAACCGTTGACACCCCGGCGTTCCTCTGTAGAATGCCGCCACACAGACGCGGGATGGAGCAGTCTGGTAGCTCGTCGGGCTCATAACCCGAAGGTCGTCGGTTCAAATCCGGCTCCCGCAACCAAACATCAAGAAAGGCTACTCGAAAGAGTGGCCTTTTTTGTATCTGTCGAAAAAGTCCTTTCGCAACAATGATCTGTCACCGTGCAGTGAACCGTACCAGAACCGCCCTCGCCTTCAGGCCAGTCTATGCTGAGCCCTTGGCAGGCCGTGTACGACCGATGACGCGCGATCACCGAACAGCGGTGAGAGGCGTTACAATTTGTGATTATTTTTTTCTACAGGGATTGGTAACTTGGCTCGATACCTCCATCCTGTCGCGCACAATCCAAGAGGTGATTGATGCGCGCCAATTCGTCTGATCCACAAGACCCCGTCACCGCGACACAACCGATCAAAGCCGAGCGTTTGCGCCTGCTTGATCGGGTCAGCAAGTATCGCCAGCCGATTGGTCTGGCGGTCACCCTGCTGTTGTTCGCCATCGCGCTGATTGCCTGTCGCCATCTATTAAGCGAACTTGATCTGTATGCGCTGCACGACTCGATCCTGGAAGTGCCGAAACCGGCATTGATCGGTGCGCTGGTCGCGACCATCGTTGGCTTCGTCATTTTGCTCGGCTATGAATGGTCGGCCAGCCGCTACGCCGGCGTGAAGCTTGCGCCGCGCACGTTGGCGCTGGGCGGCTTCACTGCATTCGCCATCGGTAACGCAATCGGCCTGTCGATGCTCTCGGGCGGCTCGGTTCGCTACCGTTTATATGCACGCCATGGTCTGGGCGCTGCCGACGTCGCGCACATGACGCTGTTTGCCAGCCTCTCGCTCGGTTGCGCGCTACCACCACTGGCAGCGCTCGCGACCTTGAGCAACCTGCCCGCCGCCTCTGCCGCGCTGGGACTTTCCGAAATTTTGCTCGGCGTGATCGCTGCTGCGGTGCTGCTGCTGACTGCGGTGCTGGCGATCGGCATTTACCGTCGGCGTTTACCGGAACAGCCCTACCCGGACAACCTGCTGGTCAAGGCCGGCCGCCGCACGCTGCGCCTGCCGGGTCGGCGCCTGACTTTCTTGCAACTGGTGATCACCGCGCTGGACGTCGCTGCGGCCGCCACCGTGTTGTATCTGTTGCTGCCGGAAGCGCCGCCCTTCGGCGCGTTCCTGCTGGTTTACCTGTTGGCGCTGGCCGCCGGCGTGCTCAGCCATGTACCCGGCGGCGTCGGCGTGTTCGAAGCGATTCTGCTCGCCGCGTTCGCCGACACGCTCGGCGCTGCGCCACTCGCCGCGGCGCTGCTGCTCTATCGTCTGATTTACGTGGTGCTGCCGCTGCTGGTCGCGTGCATCTTCCTGCTGATCAATGAAGGCCAACGCCTGTTCCAATCGCGGCAGTCGCTGCGCGCGGCGTCCGGTCTTGCGGCGCCAATCCTCGCTTTGCTGGTGTTCTTGTCCGGCGTGGTGCTGCTGTTTTCCGGCGCGACTCCGGAGATCGACACCCGACTGGAACACATCGGTTTTCTGATCCCGCACCGCTTGGTCGACGCCTCGCACTTTGGTGCGAGCCTGATCGGCGTGCTGTGTTTGCTGCTGGCCCAAGGCCTGCGCCGCCGACTCTCGGCGGCATGGATGCTGACCACCATTCTGTTGCTGGTTGGCGCCCTGCTCTCGCTGCTCAAGGGTTTCGACTGGGAAGAAGCCTGCCTGATGACCCTCACCGCGAGCCTGCTCGGGGTGTTTCGCAGTTCGTTCTATCGCGCCAGCCGCCTGACTGAACTGCCGTTCTCGCCGCTGTATCTGGTGGCCAGCCTGTGCGTACTCGCGGCGTCGATGTGGCTGCTGCTGTTTGCGTATCAGGATGTGCCTTACAGCCATCAACTCTGGTGGCAGTTCACCCTCGACGCCGATGCGCCGCGTGGTTTGCGCTCGCTGCTGGGGGCCGCCGTGCTGCTGGTGGTGGTTTCGCTGACCTGGTTGCTACGCACGGCGCGTCCGGTGATTCATTTGCCGACCACCGAAGAGCTGGACCGCGCGGTGAAAATCCTCATGGCATCGTCGCAACCCGACGGCGGCCTCGCGCTCACCGGTGACAAGGCGTTGCTGTTTCATCCCAACGACCAGGCGTTCCTGATGTACGCGCGCCGTGGCCGCAGCCTGGTGGCGTTGTACGACCCGATCGGTCCGAGCCAGCAACGTGCGGAAATGATCTGGCAGTTCCGCGACCTCTGTGACATCCACCACGCCCGCCCGGTGTTCTATCAGGTGCGCGCCGAGAACCTGCCGTACTACATGGACATCGGCCTGACCGCGATCAAGCTTGGCGAAGAAGCGCGGGTCGATCTGCATCGCTTTGATCTCGAAGCCAAGGGCAAAGAGATGAAAGACCTGCGCTACACCTGGAACCGTGGCACCCGCGACGGTTTGTCGCTGGAAATCCACGAACCGGGCCACGCGCCGATGGATGAGCTGAAGGTGATTTCCGATGCCTGGCTGACCGGCAAGAACGTGCGCGAGAAAGGCTTCTCGCTCGGCCGTTTCAGCAATGAATACCTCAAGCATTTCCGTGTCGCGGTGATTCGTTTCGAAGGACGCCCGGTGGCATTCGCCAACCTGCTCGAGACTTACAGCCATGACTTGGCCAGCCTCGACCTGATGCGCGCGCACCCGGAAGCGCCGAAGCTGACCATGGAATTCATGATGGTCGGCCTGATTCAACATTATAAAAACCATGGATACGCACGTTTCAGCCTGGGCATGGTGCCGCTTTCGGGGCTACAACCCCGGCGTGGCGCACCGCTGACCCAGCGTCTGGGCTCGATGGTATTCCGCCGTGGTGAGCAGCTGTACAACTTCCAAGGCTTGCGCCGCTTCAAAGACAAATTCCAGCCTGACTGGGAACCCCGTTATATGGCCGTGCCCGCCGGACTCGATCCGCTGGTGGCGCTGGCCGATACTGCCGCCCTGATTGCAGGCGGCTTGACTGGATTGGTGAAACGCTGATGATTCAACGCTCCTTGCGGTACGTACTGGCGACACTGGTAGTGCTGGCCCTGATTGCCGGTGGCGGTTACTGGTACATGAAACGCCCGGCACCGGAACCGACGCTCGAACAACTGCCGCCGGCCGATGGCGTCGCCATGACCCGCGTGATCCCCGGCACCACGCCGAAGGCTCAGGTGCTGGTGGCGGTGCCCGACGAACAGAAACTCAATGACCAGCAACTCAAGACCTTGAGCCGCAGCGGTTCGGCGCAGATCGTCCAGGTGATCCTGCCCAAGGATTGCCTGCTGCAAAGCCGCGCGCTGCAATCGGGTTTGCGTCAACTGCAAGGTCCGGCAACGCTGGTCAGCGGCATCGGCCCCGGCGCTGTGCTGGCGTGGCGCTGGTTGGCCGAGCAGAAGGACGACAAGGCTCAAGCCGTTTCCGTCGACC
The window above is part of the Pseudomonas prosekii genome. Proteins encoded here:
- the dinB gene encoding DNA polymerase IV — translated: MTQRKIIHVDCDCFYAAIEMRDDPRLAGKPLAVGGSADRRGVIATCNYEARAYGVRSAMSSGHALKLCPDLTIVKPRMDAYREASKEIHTIFTDYTELIEPLSLDEAFLDVSDSAHFGGSATRIAQDIRRRVSNQLHITVSAGVAPNKFLAKIASDWKKPNGLFVITPDQVEDFVSGLPVSKLHGVGKVTADKLGRLGIVDCAHLREWNKLALVREFGSFGERLWSLARGIDERLVHNDNRRQSISVENTYDVDLPDLRSCLDKLPELLETLAGRMARIDSSYRPGKPFVKVKFHDFTQTTLEQAGAGRDLGSYQLLLTQAFNRGGKPVRLLGVGVRLEDLRGGFEQMELFER
- the mprF gene encoding bifunctional lysylphosphatidylglycerol flippase/synthetase MprF, translating into MRANSSDPQDPVTATQPIKAERLRLLDRVSKYRQPIGLAVTLLLFAIALIACRHLLSELDLYALHDSILEVPKPALIGALVATIVGFVILLGYEWSASRYAGVKLAPRTLALGGFTAFAIGNAIGLSMLSGGSVRYRLYARHGLGAADVAHMTLFASLSLGCALPPLAALATLSNLPAASAALGLSEILLGVIAAAVLLLTAVLAIGIYRRRLPEQPYPDNLLVKAGRRTLRLPGRRLTFLQLVITALDVAAAATVLYLLLPEAPPFGAFLLVYLLALAAGVLSHVPGGVGVFEAILLAAFADTLGAAPLAAALLLYRLIYVVLPLLVACIFLLINEGQRLFQSRQSLRAASGLAAPILALLVFLSGVVLLFSGATPEIDTRLEHIGFLIPHRLVDASHFGASLIGVLCLLLAQGLRRRLSAAWMLTTILLLVGALLSLLKGFDWEEACLMTLTASLLGVFRSSFYRASRLTELPFSPLYLVASLCVLAASMWLLLFAYQDVPYSHQLWWQFTLDADAPRGLRSLLGAAVLLVVVSLTWLLRTARPVIHLPTTEELDRAVKILMASSQPDGGLALTGDKALLFHPNDQAFLMYARRGRSLVALYDPIGPSQQRAEMIWQFRDLCDIHHARPVFYQVRAENLPYYMDIGLTAIKLGEEARVDLHRFDLEAKGKEMKDLRYTWNRGTRDGLSLEIHEPGHAPMDELKVISDAWLTGKNVREKGFSLGRFSNEYLKHFRVAVIRFEGRPVAFANLLETYSHDLASLDLMRAHPEAPKLTMEFMMVGLIQHYKNHGYARFSLGMVPLSGLQPRRGAPLTQRLGSMVFRRGEQLYNFQGLRRFKDKFQPDWEPRYMAVPAGLDPLVALADTAALIAGGLTGLVKR